One region of Corynebacterium capitovis DSM 44611 genomic DNA includes:
- a CDS encoding helix-turn-helix domain-containing protein — protein MAKHFAGGKIRTLRHARNLTQAQMARSLGISTSYLNQLENDQRPLTVSVLVQLAGAYDLDPTYFSDDAERRTVGELASLLPSISEPVLTDIAVRFPAVAEAILSVPELLAGSALNPYVAVRNFFQSHRNYFHELDTHAEDLARSARGRQRRLTQLAATFDQTLGYTVRFNQDTGGSRSAVDPALREIRLRTGLTEAQQCFELAYHYCTLTQASLIDAYLHPAFTDPEARAIAHHGLAQYFAAAVTMPYAEILEAAETSRYDIEVISARFGTSFESTCQRLGTLQRPGATAVPFFFIRTDRAGNISKRQSTTSFPFAISGGTCPLWVIHRAFDNPGSVIRQVSTMPDDTTHLWVARMVQGPTAGFGTPRRENAVALGCDISHAHRLVYADGLDLSLASATPIGPGCDTCPRMSCPQRAFPAVRV, from the coding sequence ATGGCGAAGCACTTCGCGGGGGGCAAGATCCGGACGCTCCGCCACGCCCGAAACCTCACTCAGGCCCAAATGGCTCGCTCGCTGGGAATCTCAACTAGCTACCTGAACCAGCTGGAAAACGACCAGCGCCCGCTGACCGTGTCTGTATTGGTGCAGCTGGCCGGGGCGTATGACCTCGATCCCACCTATTTTTCCGACGACGCCGAAAGGCGCACGGTCGGCGAGCTGGCCAGCCTGCTGCCGTCGATAAGCGAGCCCGTTCTTACCGACATTGCCGTACGCTTCCCCGCCGTCGCCGAGGCAATCTTGAGCGTCCCCGAGCTCCTCGCCGGCTCTGCCCTCAACCCTTACGTCGCGGTCCGCAACTTCTTTCAAAGCCACCGCAACTACTTCCACGAGCTGGACACCCACGCCGAGGACCTCGCGCGATCAGCGCGCGGGCGGCAGCGCCGCCTCACGCAGCTTGCCGCCACCTTCGACCAAACCCTCGGCTACACCGTTCGCTTCAACCAGGACACCGGCGGGTCGCGCTCCGCCGTCGACCCCGCGCTCCGCGAGATCCGCCTCCGCACCGGTTTAACCGAAGCGCAGCAGTGCTTCGAGCTCGCGTATCACTACTGCACCCTCACGCAGGCCTCGCTTATCGACGCCTACCTGCACCCGGCCTTCACCGACCCCGAGGCCCGCGCAATCGCCCACCACGGTCTAGCCCAGTACTTCGCTGCGGCCGTGACCATGCCCTACGCCGAAATCCTGGAGGCCGCCGAAACCAGCCGCTACGACATCGAGGTCATCTCCGCTCGCTTTGGTACCAGTTTCGAGTCCACCTGCCAGCGCCTCGGCACACTCCAGCGCCCCGGCGCCACCGCCGTGCCGTTCTTCTTCATCCGCACCGACCGCGCCGGAAACATCTCAAAGCGGCAGTCCACGACCTCGTTTCCTTTCGCGATCTCCGGCGGCACCTGCCCCCTGTGGGTGATTCACCGCGCCTTCGATAACCCGGGAAGCGTGATCAGGCAGGTCTCGACCATGCCCGACGACACAACGCACCTCTGGGTGGCTCGCATGGTCCAAGGCCCCACCGCTGGTTTCGGCACACCCCGCCGCGAAAACGCCGTGGCCTTGGGCTGCGACATCAGCCACGCGCACCGCCTTGTCTACGCAGACGGCCTCGATCTCAGTCTCGCTTCCGCCACCCCCATCGGGCCGGGTTGCGACACCTGCCCGCGCATGTCCTGCCCTCAGCGGGCGTTTCCTGCAGTGCGGGTGTGA
- the prpB gene encoding methylisocitrate lyase produces the protein MFAPEKTPHERRVALRESLTSPAITTLPGAFSPLVARLIEDIGGFDGVYVSGAVVANDLGLPDIGLTTLTEVAHRSRQIARVTNLPVLVDADTGFGEPMSAARTVSEFEAAGVAALHLEDQVNPKRCGHLDGKEVVPRDLMVRRITAAVRERSDDAFVICARTDAAGIEGIDEAIERAKAYADAGADLIFTEALYSEEDFEKFRAAVDIPLLANMTEFGKTDLIPAGRLEELGYNAVIWPVTTFRIAMGQTEKMLRDLAQTGTQEPWLDEMQHRSRLYELVRYDEYNQFDQSVFTYSADTYSQKFEN, from the coding sequence ATGTTCGCCCCGGAAAAGACTCCCCACGAGCGGCGCGTGGCGCTGCGTGAATCACTGACCTCCCCGGCCATCACCACGTTGCCCGGGGCGTTCTCCCCGCTGGTGGCTCGCCTCATCGAGGACATCGGTGGTTTCGACGGTGTCTACGTCTCGGGCGCAGTGGTTGCCAACGACCTCGGTCTGCCGGACATCGGTCTGACCACCCTGACCGAGGTGGCCCACCGATCGCGGCAGATCGCACGCGTGACCAACCTGCCGGTGCTTGTCGACGCCGACACCGGGTTCGGCGAGCCAATGAGCGCCGCGCGCACGGTGTCCGAGTTCGAGGCCGCCGGCGTGGCCGCGCTCCACCTCGAGGACCAGGTCAACCCGAAGCGTTGCGGGCACCTCGACGGTAAGGAAGTCGTCCCGCGCGATCTCATGGTCCGTCGCATCACCGCCGCCGTGCGCGAGCGCAGCGACGACGCCTTCGTCATCTGCGCCCGCACCGACGCGGCGGGGATCGAGGGAATCGATGAGGCGATCGAGCGGGCCAAGGCCTACGCGGACGCTGGTGCGGATCTGATCTTCACCGAGGCGCTCTACTCGGAGGAGGACTTTGAGAAGTTCCGCGCGGCGGTGGACATTCCGCTGCTGGCCAACATGACGGAGTTCGGCAAAACCGACCTCATCCCCGCCGGGCGTCTCGAAGAGCTCGGGTACAACGCGGTGATCTGGCCCGTCACCACCTTCCGCATCGCAATGGGCCAGACCGAGAAGATGCTGCGCGACCTCGCGCAAACCGGCACTCAGGAGCCCTGGCTCGACGAGATGCAACACCGCTCGCGGCTCTACGAACTGGTTCGCTACGACGAGTACAACCAGTTCGATCAGTCGGTGTTCACCTATTCCGCGGATACGTATAGCCAGAAGTTCGAGAACTAG
- a CDS encoding NAD(P)H-quinone dehydrogenase has translation MSKKIVIIGGGPAGYEAALVGSKYGADITLVEDQAIGGSGINLDVVPSKGFIAAANIKTDLRRADDMGLNHGLGEARLLFTALNNRVVALASEQSRDIRLQLERAGVKIVKGRGAFSTEQTGHTTHSVKVTYPDGEFERLDADMVLVCTGASPRVLRGAEPDGERILNWRQVYNLIEQPEHLIVVGSGVTGAEMVSAFAELGVKVTMVSSGSRILPHDDADAADVLEDVLAGRGVSLVKDAYAESVVNTGEGVVVRTKDGREITGSHALMSIGSIPNTATLNLEGAGVATTPSGHIHVDRVSRTNVPGIYAAGDCSDLMPLASVAAMQGRIAMHHSLGEGVEPLRLKTIGNAVFTRPEIAAVGVSEKQIANGEVDADVIKLDLATNPRAKMRSLKHGFVKIFARKGSGQVLGGVIVAPTASELILSLTIAVTNNLTVAQLAESLAVYPSLSGSITEAARRLVTSTDLD, from the coding sequence GTGTCAAAGAAGATCGTCATCATTGGTGGTGGCCCTGCGGGTTACGAGGCCGCACTTGTCGGCTCAAAGTACGGAGCAGACATCACCCTGGTTGAGGATCAGGCTATTGGCGGCTCCGGCATCAATCTGGACGTTGTCCCGTCCAAAGGGTTCATCGCCGCCGCCAACATCAAGACCGACCTGCGCCGCGCAGATGACATGGGCCTCAATCACGGCCTGGGGGAGGCGCGACTCCTTTTCACGGCGCTGAACAACCGTGTCGTGGCCCTGGCCTCGGAGCAATCCCGCGACATCCGGTTGCAGCTGGAGCGCGCGGGCGTGAAAATTGTCAAAGGTCGCGGCGCCTTTTCCACTGAGCAGACGGGCCACACCACGCACAGCGTGAAGGTGACATATCCCGACGGGGAGTTCGAGCGGCTCGACGCCGATATGGTGCTGGTGTGCACCGGAGCGAGCCCTCGTGTGCTGCGCGGCGCCGAGCCGGACGGCGAGCGCATCTTGAATTGGCGCCAGGTGTACAACCTCATCGAGCAGCCCGAGCACCTCATTGTCGTCGGCTCCGGCGTGACGGGCGCGGAAATGGTGTCTGCATTCGCTGAGCTCGGCGTCAAAGTCACGATGGTGTCCTCGGGCAGCAGGATCCTGCCCCACGATGACGCCGACGCGGCAGACGTCCTCGAGGATGTCCTCGCTGGTCGTGGCGTGTCTCTGGTCAAGGATGCATACGCTGAATCCGTAGTGAACACCGGTGAGGGGGTGGTTGTGCGGACCAAGGATGGCCGTGAAATCACGGGCAGCCACGCGCTGATGTCGATCGGTTCGATCCCGAACACCGCAACACTCAACCTGGAAGGCGCCGGTGTGGCGACCACTCCTTCCGGTCACATTCACGTCGATAGGGTCTCGCGTACGAACGTCCCCGGGATCTACGCGGCGGGTGACTGTTCCGACCTCATGCCGTTGGCTTCGGTTGCCGCGATGCAGGGGCGCATCGCGATGCACCACTCGCTTGGTGAGGGCGTCGAGCCCCTGCGCCTGAAGACGATTGGCAATGCCGTCTTCACGCGTCCCGAGATCGCGGCCGTCGGCGTGAGCGAAAAGCAGATTGCTAACGGCGAGGTCGACGCGGACGTGATCAAGCTGGACTTGGCCACGAACCCACGCGCGAAGATGCGCTCCCTCAAACACGGTTTTGTGAAGATCTTTGCCCGTAAGGGGTCCGGCCAGGTTCTTGGTGGCGTCATCGTCGCCCCGACTGCCTCGGAGCTCATTCTCTCGTTGACGATCGCGGTGACGAACAACCTTACGGTCGCGCAGCTCGCCGAGTCCCTGGCCGTGTACCCTTCGCTCTCTGGCTCGATCACTGAAGCCGCCCGTCGCCTGGTGACCTCCACAGACCTGGACTAG
- a CDS encoding amidohydrolase, which translates to MGIAADVTRWLENHHDTVIGWRRHIHSHPELSNEETATTRFLSDVLSAHGLNPVPFPGTGLYVDLGPEGGDRLAFRADIDALKVPELTGLDFASTTPGVSHACGHDIHTTVALALACALSETTLPYGVRIIFQPAEEVMGSGAVDVIEWGGLNNVAAIYALHVEPTLRVGHIGVRTGAITSAADVLRLDISGPGGHTSRPHITADVVYALGSVITQLPALLSRRVDPRTGTVLVFGQVQSGYAANAIPRSGMVRGTIRTADIATWRALEGLLTELIGQIIAPTGCDFTLHYQRGVPPVLNDDVATALIVEAGRSIDPHAVVAAPQSSGGEDFSWYLEQVPGSMVRLGAWPGKGEKQDLHRGDLCVDERSIGVGVRLFGALVERYFTAVAADDS; encoded by the coding sequence GTGGGAATCGCCGCAGACGTGACACGCTGGCTGGAGAATCACCACGACACGGTGATCGGTTGGCGCCGCCACATCCATTCCCACCCCGAGCTGTCGAACGAAGAAACCGCGACGACGCGCTTTCTTTCCGACGTCCTCAGCGCCCACGGTTTGAACCCCGTCCCTTTCCCTGGCACCGGTCTCTACGTTGACCTCGGGCCCGAGGGGGGAGACCGACTTGCGTTCCGGGCGGACATCGACGCGCTTAAGGTGCCCGAGCTTACGGGGCTCGACTTCGCATCAACGACGCCCGGGGTGTCCCACGCCTGCGGTCACGACATCCACACGACCGTCGCGCTCGCCCTGGCCTGCGCGCTTTCGGAAACGACTCTGCCCTACGGCGTGCGCATCATCTTCCAGCCCGCCGAGGAAGTGATGGGGTCGGGCGCCGTTGACGTGATCGAGTGGGGAGGGCTGAACAATGTCGCTGCCATCTATGCTCTTCACGTCGAGCCGACGCTGCGTGTGGGGCACATCGGCGTGCGTACCGGCGCCATCACATCGGCCGCCGACGTGCTCCGCCTCGACATTTCCGGCCCCGGTGGTCACACTTCCCGTCCGCACATCACGGCCGACGTTGTCTACGCCCTTGGCTCCGTGATCACCCAGCTCCCGGCCTTGTTATCGCGCCGGGTGGACCCCCGCACCGGTACCGTCCTCGTTTTCGGGCAGGTGCAGTCCGGGTATGCGGCCAACGCGATCCCGCGGTCCGGCATGGTGCGCGGCACCATCCGCACCGCCGACATCGCGACCTGGCGGGCCCTAGAGGGCCTCCTCACTGAGCTCATTGGGCAGATTATTGCGCCCACGGGGTGCGACTTCACCCTTCATTACCAGCGTGGCGTGCCGCCCGTTCTCAACGACGATGTCGCGACCGCTCTCATCGTCGAGGCGGGCCGCTCGATCGACCCGCATGCGGTGGTCGCGGCACCGCAGTCGTCGGGAGGCGAAGATTTCTCCTGGTACCTCGAGCAGGTGCCCGGTTCGATGGTGCGCCTCGGCGCGTGGCCCGGCAAAGGAGAGAAACAGGATCTCCACCGGGGAGACCTCTGCGTTGACGAGCGCTCAATCGGGGTCGGTGTGCGGCTTTTCGGGGCGCTCGTCGAAAGGTATTTTACCGCGGTCGCTGCTGACGATTCCTAG
- a CDS encoding NlpC/P60 family protein has translation MVAGAPFPLFNAVAGLAHIVSADPARMQDAVAALYSDQSAVETAAREGAALIAAAGDDLTRLTLSFYAEASTLVPLVLNPLSGGPAAARLAHLTVSAFTRAESRLAQLERDLEPHVALLSKTVSDAAARPPLNPSDTAVRATRELERYSAPESDEPVPAVFEAASLPVPAGGGNQENSEVGRAAVEAAKTQLGAPYAWGGTGPEGFDCSGLTSWAYRQAGVELPRMAHEQAIGQQVTYDQLQPGDLAVWDGHVAMYAGDGMYIEAGDPVQLNPVRTENIGMGFRGFWRPTA, from the coding sequence GTGGTCGCGGGCGCGCCGTTCCCACTTTTCAATGCCGTTGCAGGCCTCGCGCACATCGTCAGCGCGGACCCCGCCCGCATGCAGGACGCAGTCGCAGCGTTGTACTCGGATCAATCTGCCGTGGAAACAGCCGCGCGCGAGGGCGCGGCGCTTATTGCCGCGGCGGGCGATGACCTGACGCGGCTGACCCTTTCCTTCTACGCCGAGGCCTCGACACTCGTGCCCCTTGTGCTCAACCCCTTGTCCGGCGGCCCTGCCGCGGCACGACTCGCGCACCTCACCGTGTCGGCGTTTACTCGCGCCGAATCCCGCCTTGCGCAGCTGGAACGCGACCTCGAACCGCACGTCGCACTCCTCAGCAAAACGGTAAGTGATGCGGCGGCCCGCCCACCCCTGAACCCGAGCGACACCGCGGTGAGGGCCACCCGCGAGTTGGAAAGGTACTCCGCACCGGAGAGCGACGAACCAGTTCCCGCCGTGTTCGAGGCGGCGTCCCTGCCCGTTCCGGCGGGGGGTGGCAACCAGGAGAACAGCGAGGTCGGGCGCGCCGCCGTCGAGGCCGCGAAGACCCAGCTCGGGGCACCGTACGCGTGGGGAGGCACCGGACCAGAAGGATTCGACTGCTCTGGGTTAACGTCGTGGGCGTACCGCCAGGCCGGTGTTGAGCTGCCTCGGATGGCCCACGAACAGGCGATCGGCCAGCAGGTGACCTACGACCAACTCCAACCCGGTGACCTCGCGGTGTGGGACGGGCACGTGGCGATGTACGCCGGGGACGGCATGTATATCGAAGCGGGTGATCCCGTTCAACTCAACCCAGTGCGAACCGAGAACATTGGAATGGGGTTCAGGGGATTCTGGCGGCCTACGGCGTAG
- the upp gene encoding uracil phosphoribosyltransferase produces MQTTVVNHPLAASRLTIMRDVRSDNSVFRAALADLAAMLVYEAARDLAVETFDCLTPVAVAEGHRLRTPPIIVPVIRAGLGMIDPALSMIPDAQVGFIGLARNETTHEPVPYLEALPDDLSGQPVFLVDPMLATGGSLLHAIELLVGRGADNITCVCVVSAQVGVDKLEALEYPGLTLRLVTAAVDPGLNADAYIVPGLGDAGDRLYGPRNIDL; encoded by the coding sequence ATGCAGACAACCGTCGTGAACCACCCTCTTGCCGCCTCCCGTCTCACGATCATGCGTGACGTCCGCAGCGACAACTCGGTGTTCCGCGCGGCCCTCGCCGACCTTGCAGCCATGCTTGTATACGAGGCGGCGCGCGACCTCGCTGTTGAGACTTTCGACTGCCTCACGCCTGTCGCGGTGGCGGAGGGCCACAGGCTGCGCACCCCGCCCATCATCGTGCCGGTCATCCGCGCCGGGCTGGGGATGATTGACCCGGCCCTGTCCATGATCCCCGACGCGCAGGTCGGGTTCATCGGGCTCGCGCGCAACGAGACCACCCACGAGCCTGTTCCTTACTTGGAGGCGCTGCCGGACGATCTCTCCGGCCAGCCCGTATTCTTGGTCGATCCGATGCTGGCCACCGGTGGCTCCCTCCTGCACGCGATTGAGCTGTTAGTGGGCCGCGGGGCAGATAACATCACCTGCGTGTGCGTGGTGTCGGCGCAGGTGGGCGTCGACAAGCTGGAGGCCCTCGAGTACCCCGGTCTGACTCTCAGGCTGGTCACGGCGGCCGTCGATCCCGGGTTGAATGCGGACGCGTACATCGTGCCTGGGCTTGGGGATGCCGGTGACCGCTTGTACGGTCCGCGCAACATTGATCTGTAG
- the prpD gene encoding 2-methylcitrate dehydratase PrpD produces MIVHEVRTRRSAEEFPIEEHLAYKVAKVAADDVEVPEETKEMIINRIIDNASVAVASFARRPVTSARVMAQAHPVQQGGAPIFGVDGNYSAEWVALANGTAVRELDFHDTFLAAEYSHPGDNIPPILAVAQHKGLDGRALIRGIATGYEIQVNLVKGISLHEFKIDHVAHLGPSVAAGIGTMLDLDVETIYQAVGQALHTTTATRQSRKGLISSWKAYAPAFAGKMAIEAVDRSMRGEGAPAPIWEGEDGVIAWLLHSPERTYLVPLPADGEEKRAILDTYTKEHSAEYQAQAPIDLARRMKQTIADAGKSTADIESIVLHTSHHTHYVIGTGANDPQKMDPKASRETLDHSIMYMFAVALEDGTWHHVNSYTPERAGRPETVELWHKISTVEDPEWTRRYHSTDPNEKAFGAKAVVTFSDGSVIEDELAVADAHPLGARPFGREDYIRKFRTLAEGIVSPEEQDRFLAAAQDLDNLSDLRELNVRVTEEAAAKAPETPEGIF; encoded by the coding sequence ATGATCGTTCACGAAGTACGCACCCGCCGTTCCGCCGAAGAGTTCCCCATTGAGGAGCACCTCGCGTACAAGGTGGCTAAGGTCGCCGCAGACGACGTCGAGGTCCCGGAGGAGACCAAGGAGATGATCATCAACCGGATCATTGACAACGCGTCGGTGGCCGTCGCCTCGTTCGCCCGCCGCCCTGTCACCTCCGCCCGCGTAATGGCCCAGGCACACCCCGTGCAGCAGGGCGGGGCGCCGATCTTCGGTGTCGACGGCAATTACTCCGCCGAGTGGGTAGCACTGGCCAACGGCACCGCCGTGCGTGAGTTGGACTTCCACGACACCTTCCTCGCTGCCGAGTACTCCCACCCGGGCGATAACATTCCGCCGATCCTCGCGGTCGCGCAGCACAAGGGTCTCGACGGCCGCGCGCTGATCCGCGGCATCGCCACCGGATACGAAATCCAGGTGAACCTGGTCAAGGGCATTTCCCTCCACGAGTTCAAGATTGACCACGTCGCTCACCTGGGCCCCTCGGTCGCCGCGGGCATCGGAACCATGCTCGACCTCGACGTCGAGACGATCTACCAGGCGGTGGGGCAGGCACTGCACACCACGACGGCCACCCGCCAGTCCCGCAAGGGTCTCATCTCCTCCTGGAAGGCGTACGCCCCGGCGTTCGCCGGCAAGATGGCCATCGAAGCCGTCGACCGCTCTATGCGTGGTGAGGGTGCGCCCGCCCCGATCTGGGAAGGTGAAGACGGCGTTATTGCATGGCTGCTTCACTCCCCGGAGCGCACCTACCTGGTCCCGCTGCCCGCGGACGGCGAGGAAAAGCGCGCCATCCTGGACACCTACACCAAGGAGCACTCCGCGGAGTACCAGGCGCAGGCTCCCATCGACCTCGCTCGCCGCATGAAGCAGACGATCGCGGACGCGGGTAAATCCACCGCCGACATCGAGTCGATCGTGCTGCACACCTCGCACCACACGCACTACGTCATCGGCACCGGGGCGAACGACCCGCAAAAGATGGACCCGAAGGCGTCCCGCGAGACCCTCGACCACTCCATCATGTACATGTTCGCTGTCGCACTGGAAGACGGCACCTGGCACCACGTCAACTCCTACACCCCGGAGCGCGCGGGCCGTCCCGAGACCGTGGAGCTGTGGCACAAGATCTCCACGGTGGAGGACCCGGAGTGGACCCGCCGGTACCACTCGACCGATCCGAACGAGAAGGCGTTCGGTGCGAAGGCCGTCGTCACCTTCTCCGACGGTTCCGTCATAGAAGACGAGCTCGCTGTTGCCGATGCCCACCCGCTCGGCGCGCGCCCCTTCGGCCGCGAGGATTACATCCGCAAGTTCCGCACACTCGCCGAGGGGATCGTCTCCCCAGAGGAACAGGACCGATTCCTCGCCGCGGCCCAGGACCTCGACAACCTCAGCGACCTGCGCGAGCTCAACGTCCGCGTCACCGAAGAAGCTGCCGCGAAGGCGCCCGAGACTCCGGAAGGGATCTTCTGA
- a CDS encoding DUF3558 family protein, whose product MKRFGLLLCAVGLLASCGTDDGGDATVTGAASSNIVTTGSVAPPDAEPTAFHFRSGDLVLGPFDPYAVLGNVFDPCAEISVEEFAAAGFTVDPSRGVTSSERGVSSCFVEGSDPYVIAGFGGNAANREVISSKKTLLSGYSSVIPGLFVYGDGRSEDAMCTAAVETPRGSLTSSFGTLRPSESLDTLCAEAVHMLEALFLLNR is encoded by the coding sequence ATGAAACGGTTTGGATTACTGCTGTGTGCGGTGGGGTTGCTCGCGAGTTGTGGCACGGACGACGGTGGGGACGCCACGGTTACCGGGGCTGCTTCGTCTAACATTGTGACAACAGGGAGCGTGGCCCCGCCGGACGCTGAGCCTACAGCGTTTCATTTCCGCAGCGGCGACTTGGTGCTCGGGCCTTTCGATCCGTACGCAGTGCTCGGGAACGTGTTTGATCCGTGCGCGGAGATTTCTGTTGAGGAATTTGCGGCGGCGGGGTTTACGGTCGATCCAAGCCGAGGAGTGACATCATCTGAGCGGGGAGTTAGCAGCTGTTTTGTAGAAGGCTCCGACCCATACGTGATTGCCGGGTTCGGAGGTAACGCGGCTAACCGAGAGGTAATTTCCTCTAAGAAGACGCTTCTCTCCGGGTATTCTTCTGTAATTCCCGGGTTGTTTGTCTACGGGGATGGGCGTTCGGAAGACGCGATGTGTACGGCGGCCGTTGAGACACCCCGGGGTAGTTTGACCTCATCGTTTGGAACTTTGCGGCCCAGCGAATCCCTTGACACCCTCTGCGCGGAGGCAGTTCATATGTTGGAAGCGCTATTTCTGCTAAACCGTTAG
- a CDS encoding helix-turn-helix domain-containing protein — translation MADVLPHSYWASYGFALATRLRMLRCMRGLTQLRLAELSGVSRSLISNMERNHYNSRRSADPTLSTLYRLAYALRVPPAVLLPGVGQPVGEPCSDQSQALPVVAVVWPEVPEDTARFGEAYLAAGSSLRDPCFQLPLGEV, via the coding sequence ATGGCGGACGTGTTGCCGCACTCGTACTGGGCGAGCTACGGATTTGCGCTGGCCACGAGGTTGCGCATGTTGCGCTGCATGCGTGGCCTGACACAGTTGCGGTTAGCGGAGCTGTCGGGGGTGTCGCGCAGCCTCATTTCGAACATGGAGCGCAACCATTACAACAGCAGACGAAGCGCGGACCCGACGCTGTCCACGCTGTACCGGCTGGCCTACGCCCTGCGGGTTCCGCCCGCGGTCCTGCTGCCGGGAGTTGGTCAGCCAGTGGGGGAGCCCTGTTCCGACCAGTCACAGGCTTTGCCGGTTGTCGCCGTGGTGTGGCCCGAGGTCCCCGAGGATACGGCTCGTTTTGGTGAGGCCTACCTGGCGGCGGGCAGCAGTCTGCGCGATCCGTGTTTCCAACTCCCGCTGGGAGAGGTGTAA